A part of Streptantibioticus cattleyicolor NRRL 8057 = DSM 46488 genomic DNA contains:
- a CDS encoding SLATT domain-containing protein yields the protein MDTDDPLLALALEDLAWYERQRDRARRWHWATELSALVTGGTTVVAAGIQAPAAVTATIAGATVFIGGFRQVFNHAERHVVAAEAWSRLRQAVRRYQLVPEPRRGAEVRQRLLDEVEAVGSAELENWAAGRRSRQSATPSGPPSVLDAR from the coding sequence GTGGACACCGACGACCCGCTGCTCGCTCTGGCCCTGGAGGACCTGGCCTGGTACGAGCGACAACGCGACCGGGCCCGCCGGTGGCACTGGGCCACCGAGTTGAGCGCCCTGGTCACCGGGGGCACCACGGTGGTGGCCGCCGGCATCCAGGCACCGGCGGCGGTCACCGCCACCATCGCCGGGGCCACCGTCTTCATCGGCGGCTTCCGCCAGGTCTTCAACCACGCGGAGCGCCACGTCGTGGCGGCCGAGGCGTGGTCCCGGCTGCGCCAGGCGGTCCGCCGCTACCAGTTGGTGCCCGAACCCCGGCGCGGCGCCGAGGTACGCCAGCGCCTGCTGGACGAGGTGGAGGCGGTGGGGTCGGCGGAGTTGGAGAACTGGGCCGCCGGCCGCCGGAGCAGGCAGTCCGCCACGCCGTCCGGCCCGCCCTCGGTGC